From one Luteolibacter sp. SL250 genomic stretch:
- a CDS encoding ATP-binding cassette domain-containing protein — protein sequence MIEVHQLSKRFARHEAVKGISFSVAKGEIVGFLGPNGAGKTTTLRMLTGYLPPTSGSATIAGFDIFRQSLDARRKIGYMPENVPLYEDMRVREYLRFRAQLKGLKGGDARRRVGDVLDTCGLESVRRKMIKTLSKGYRQRVGLADALVHQPELLILDEPTNGLDPNQIRQIRELIKRLADNHTVLVSTHILSEVEMTCNRVIIIDSGRIKAADTPANLIGQMRAAGRVQLELQADADVAGGAISRLDRVKKVSPETLDDGWTRFTVWVDSGTDARERIHNLVAQHGWPCRSLFRHEATLEDVFVELTRKD from the coding sequence ATGATCGAAGTCCATCAGCTCAGCAAACGCTTTGCCCGCCACGAAGCCGTCAAAGGCATCTCATTTTCAGTCGCCAAGGGAGAAATCGTCGGCTTCCTGGGGCCCAACGGAGCGGGCAAAACAACCACCCTCCGGATGCTGACCGGCTACCTCCCGCCCACCTCCGGCTCCGCCACCATCGCCGGGTTCGACATTTTCCGCCAGTCGCTGGATGCCCGCCGGAAGATCGGCTACATGCCGGAGAACGTCCCCCTCTATGAAGACATGCGGGTACGGGAGTACCTGCGCTTCCGCGCCCAGCTCAAGGGCCTGAAAGGCGGCGACGCCCGCCGCCGCGTGGGCGACGTCCTGGACACCTGCGGCCTGGAGAGCGTCCGCCGCAAGATGATCAAGACCCTCTCCAAAGGCTACCGCCAGCGCGTGGGCCTCGCGGACGCCTTGGTCCACCAGCCGGAACTCCTCATCCTGGATGAGCCGACCAACGGCCTGGACCCCAACCAGATCCGCCAGATCCGCGAACTCATCAAGCGCCTGGCCGACAACCACACCGTCCTGGTGTCCACCCACATCCTCTCCGAGGTCGAAATGACCTGCAACCGCGTCATCATCATCGACAGCGGGCGGATCAAGGCCGCGGACACCCCGGCGAACCTCATCGGCCAGATGCGCGCCGCAGGCCGGGTCCAACTGGAACTCCAGGCGGACGCCGATGTCGCGGGAGGAGCGATCTCCCGCCTCGACCGGGTGAAAAAGGTCAGTCCTGAGACGCTCGACGACGGCTGGACCCGCTTCACCGTCTGGGTCGATTCCGGTACGGACGCCCGCGAGCGCATCCACAACCTCGTCGCCCAGCACGGCTGGCCCTGCCGCTCCCTCTTCCGCCATGAAGCGACTCTGGAGGATGTCTTTGTCGAACTGACGCGGAAGGATTGA
- a CDS encoding 2-oxoglutarate dehydrogenase E1 component, which translates to MNSSVSPRLNADLLDEKYAQWCEDPRSVEPTWSAFFEGFELGAAQAKRREEAGASAPAAAPGKASDSDLAFYGKVVSLVYNYRTLGHTQARINPLDPPEVNPRLKLDQFGFTEADLDREASTQWFRHGDKMKLRNMVSALDATYCGLIGFEFMHIHNTTVRHWLRERIELHATTVSESQERKVNSLRWVLEAEAFENFIGKKFIGEKRFSLEGGEGSMVVLNAILEHCPSQGVLEIEMGMAHRGRLNVLANFVRKSLTTILYEFTPNYVPDLVAGDGDVKYHLGYESVRELADGNVRVSLAANPSHLEAVNAIVEGKARARQRVLGDDGSATDRKQVLPILIHGDAAFAGQGSVAEVLNLSQLPGYRTGGTIHLIVNNQIGFTTSPADARSSSYATDVAKMIDAPILHVNGEEPMELYWAARFALEFRQKFGRDIVIDMYCYRRQGHNEADQAAFTQPIIAKKIAERETFGVIYKKKLVAEGVLSQADADALEQAIWARLEAGYQKMVQLTEAGDRTVYSGSTAIEQGPYSHASVATGIDKEKFHHIGKVLTNVPEGFTLHPTLAKRFVPRREEALQGGGPIDWAFAESLAWGSLLLEGNPVRLSGQDCRRGTFSQRHAVFYDFEDRNRYIPLENLSENQSKFCVYNSFLSEFAVLGFDYGYSLGYPSMLTMWEAQFGDFSNGAQVIIDQFIVSAESKWQTPSDLVMLLPHGYEGMGPEHSSARLERFLQLCAADNIIVGNFTTPAQYFHALRRQKRREFRKPLILMTPKSLLTRPEAVSSEADFLEGTCFQEVLPDLKIFNNPADVNRVVFCTGKVFYDLMAYRTEHNIENAAIIRIEQLYPFHKEMVGAIIGQYPNATEFIWCQEEPQNMGAWSFIFPHLEEVVGKKVRYAGRVTAASPAAGSKTMHYREQKALLGRAFEI; encoded by the coding sequence ATGAACTCATCGGTTTCGCCCCGCTTGAATGCGGATTTGTTGGATGAAAAGTACGCCCAATGGTGTGAGGATCCCCGCTCGGTAGAGCCCACCTGGTCCGCATTCTTCGAAGGTTTCGAACTGGGCGCCGCACAGGCGAAACGGCGTGAGGAGGCGGGTGCGTCCGCACCGGCCGCCGCACCCGGCAAGGCGAGCGATTCCGACCTGGCATTCTACGGCAAGGTCGTGAGCCTGGTGTACAACTACCGCACGCTGGGCCACACCCAGGCCCGCATCAATCCTCTCGACCCGCCGGAGGTCAACCCGCGTCTGAAACTGGACCAGTTCGGCTTCACGGAAGCGGACCTGGACCGGGAGGCGTCCACCCAGTGGTTCCGCCACGGGGATAAGATGAAGCTGCGCAACATGGTGTCCGCCCTGGATGCGACCTACTGCGGCCTCATCGGCTTCGAGTTCATGCACATCCACAACACGACCGTCCGCCACTGGCTGCGCGAACGGATCGAGCTGCATGCGACGACCGTTTCCGAATCCCAGGAGCGCAAGGTCAACTCCCTGCGCTGGGTGCTGGAGGCGGAGGCGTTTGAAAATTTCATCGGCAAGAAGTTCATCGGTGAGAAGCGCTTCTCGCTGGAAGGCGGCGAAGGCTCCATGGTGGTCCTCAACGCGATCCTGGAACACTGCCCGTCCCAGGGCGTGCTGGAGATCGAGATGGGCATGGCCCACCGCGGACGCCTCAACGTGCTGGCGAACTTCGTCCGCAAGTCGCTGACCACCATTCTCTATGAATTCACGCCGAATTACGTGCCGGACCTCGTGGCCGGTGACGGGGACGTGAAATACCACCTCGGCTACGAGAGCGTGCGCGAGCTGGCGGACGGAAATGTCCGCGTGAGCCTGGCCGCGAACCCGTCCCACCTGGAGGCGGTCAACGCCATCGTCGAGGGCAAGGCACGCGCCCGCCAGCGGGTGCTGGGTGATGACGGATCCGCCACCGACCGCAAGCAGGTGCTGCCGATCCTCATCCACGGGGACGCCGCCTTCGCCGGACAGGGTTCCGTCGCGGAGGTGCTGAACCTTTCCCAGCTCCCGGGCTACCGCACCGGCGGCACCATCCACCTCATCGTCAACAACCAGATCGGCTTCACCACCTCCCCGGCGGACGCCCGCTCGTCCTCCTACGCGACGGACGTGGCGAAGATGATCGACGCGCCGATCCTCCATGTGAACGGCGAGGAGCCGATGGAACTGTACTGGGCGGCCCGCTTCGCGCTGGAGTTCCGCCAGAAGTTCGGCCGCGACATCGTCATCGACATGTATTGCTACCGCCGCCAGGGCCACAACGAGGCGGACCAGGCGGCTTTCACCCAGCCGATCATCGCCAAGAAGATCGCCGAGCGCGAAACCTTCGGCGTCATTTACAAGAAGAAGCTCGTCGCGGAGGGTGTCCTCTCCCAGGCGGATGCGGACGCGCTGGAGCAGGCCATCTGGGCCCGCCTGGAGGCGGGCTACCAGAAGATGGTGCAACTGACCGAGGCGGGAGACCGCACCGTCTACAGCGGCTCCACCGCCATCGAGCAGGGACCGTATTCCCATGCCTCCGTCGCCACCGGCATCGACAAGGAGAAATTCCACCACATCGGCAAGGTGCTGACCAACGTACCGGAGGGCTTCACCCTTCACCCCACGCTGGCGAAACGCTTCGTCCCGCGCCGTGAGGAAGCGCTCCAGGGCGGCGGCCCCATCGACTGGGCCTTCGCGGAATCCCTCGCCTGGGGTTCCCTGCTGCTGGAAGGAAATCCGGTGCGCCTGTCCGGCCAGGACTGCCGCCGCGGCACCTTCTCCCAGCGCCACGCCGTGTTCTACGACTTCGAGGACCGGAACCGCTACATCCCGCTGGAGAACCTGAGCGAGAACCAGTCGAAGTTCTGCGTCTACAACTCCTTCCTTTCGGAGTTCGCCGTGCTCGGCTTCGACTACGGTTACTCCCTCGGCTACCCCAGCATGCTCACCATGTGGGAGGCCCAGTTCGGTGACTTCTCCAACGGCGCGCAGGTCATCATCGACCAGTTCATCGTCTCCGCGGAGTCGAAGTGGCAGACGCCCAGCGACCTGGTCATGCTGCTGCCGCACGGCTACGAAGGCATGGGTCCGGAACACTCCAGCGCCCGTCTGGAGCGTTTCCTCCAGCTCTGCGCGGCGGACAACATCATCGTCGGCAACTTCACCACCCCGGCGCAGTATTTCCACGCGCTGCGCCGCCAGAAGCGCCGGGAGTTCCGCAAGCCGCTCATCCTGATGACGCCGAAGAGCCTGCTCACGCGGCCGGAGGCGGTCTCCTCCGAGGCGGATTTCCTCGAGGGCACCTGCTTCCAGGAAGTGCTGCCGGACCTGAAGATCTTCAACAACCCGGCGGACGTGAACCGCGTGGTGTTCTGCACCGGGAAGGTCTTCTACGACCTGATGGCCTACCGCACGGAGCACAACATCGAGAACGCCGCCATCATCCGCATCGAGCAGCTCTACCCGTTCCACAAGGAAATGGTGGGGGCGATCATCGGCCAGTATCCGAACGCCACCGAGTTCATCTGGTGCCAGGAGGAGCCGCAGAACATGGGCGCGTGGTCGTTCATCTTCCCGCACCTGGAGGAGGTCGTCGGCAAGAAGGTCCGCTACGCAGGCCGCGTCACCGCCGCCAGCCCCGCCGCCGGATCGAAGACGATGCACTACCGCGAACAGAAGGCGCTGCTCGGCCGTGCCTTCGAGATCTGA
- a CDS encoding CPXCG motif-containing cysteine-rich protein — protein MAEVTCPTCFEVFEVAVPYPDEMPTEVDYDCEICCRPMTIVFTEDEVYARGLGE, from the coding sequence ATGGCCGAAGTGACCTGCCCCACGTGTTTCGAGGTCTTCGAGGTCGCCGTCCCCTACCCGGACGAGATGCCGACGGAGGTGGACTATGACTGCGAAATCTGCTGCCGCCCGATGACCATCGTCTTCACGGAAGATGAGGTGTACGCCCGAGGGCTTGGAGAGTGA
- the sucB gene encoding dihydrolipoyllysine-residue succinyltransferase: MSLDVKVPAAGESITSANVARWHKKNGDAVQKGDVLVTLETDKVSNELEADAAGTLAILVNEGEEVAIGTVIARIEEGAAAPAAQSAPAAAPAEAAAKPAAAPSSDDTKPGIGSSAGLVVEVKVPAAGESITSANVAAWRKKDGDIVNKGEILVTLETDKVSNELEAEVSGRLKVLVAEGEEVSIGTVIATIDPNAAEDAAAAKPVATPAPAKEAPAAAAAPAAAPAAAPAAAQDAPRLKPDLTVLSAPAQRESAAAETSDGRTTRKKMSMLRRKIATHLVNAQQTAAILTTFNEVDMTAVMDLRKAVQDDFVKKHGVKLGFMSFFIKAVTQALKDVPALNGRIEGNDIIENHFYDIGVAIGTDKGLVVPVLRDADKKGFAQIEKDIIGYANKAKEGKITIEDLTGGVFTISNGGTYGSLLSTPILNPPQSGILGMHTIQQRPVALNGQVVIRPMMYLAMSYDHRLVDGKEAVTFLIRIKDCLENPTRLLLEM, encoded by the coding sequence ATGTCCCTCGACGTCAAAGTCCCCGCCGCCGGTGAGTCCATCACCTCCGCCAATGTCGCCCGCTGGCACAAGAAGAACGGCGACGCCGTACAGAAAGGCGATGTCCTCGTCACGCTGGAAACCGACAAGGTTTCCAACGAGCTGGAGGCGGATGCCGCGGGAACGCTGGCCATCCTGGTGAACGAGGGTGAGGAAGTCGCCATCGGCACCGTGATCGCCCGCATCGAGGAAGGTGCCGCCGCACCCGCCGCCCAGTCCGCACCGGCCGCCGCTCCTGCGGAAGCCGCCGCGAAGCCGGCCGCCGCTCCGTCTTCCGATGACACGAAACCGGGCATCGGCTCGTCCGCCGGTCTGGTGGTGGAAGTGAAAGTCCCCGCCGCCGGTGAGTCCATCACCTCCGCCAACGTCGCCGCCTGGCGCAAGAAGGATGGCGACATCGTCAACAAGGGCGAGATCCTCGTCACTCTGGAGACGGACAAGGTTTCCAACGAACTGGAGGCGGAAGTCTCCGGCCGCCTGAAGGTGCTGGTCGCCGAAGGTGAGGAAGTTTCCATCGGCACCGTGATCGCCACCATCGATCCGAACGCCGCGGAAGACGCCGCCGCCGCGAAGCCGGTGGCGACACCTGCCCCGGCCAAGGAAGCGCCAGCAGCCGCCGCAGCTCCTGCAGCGGCACCCGCCGCCGCGCCTGCCGCCGCCCAGGACGCCCCGCGCCTGAAGCCGGACCTGACCGTCCTTTCCGCCCCTGCCCAACGTGAGTCCGCCGCGGCGGAAACCAGCGATGGCCGCACCACCCGGAAGAAGATGTCCATGCTGCGCCGCAAGATCGCGACGCATCTGGTCAACGCCCAGCAGACCGCCGCCATCCTCACCACCTTCAACGAGGTGGACATGACCGCCGTCATGGACCTGCGGAAAGCGGTCCAGGATGACTTCGTGAAGAAGCACGGCGTGAAGCTCGGCTTCATGTCGTTCTTCATCAAAGCCGTCACCCAGGCGCTCAAGGACGTGCCCGCGCTCAACGGCCGCATCGAGGGCAACGACATCATCGAGAACCATTTCTACGACATCGGCGTCGCCATCGGCACCGACAAGGGCCTGGTCGTTCCCGTCCTGCGTGACGCGGACAAGAAGGGCTTCGCCCAGATCGAGAAGGACATCATCGGCTACGCCAACAAGGCGAAGGAAGGGAAGATCACCATCGAGGACCTGACCGGCGGTGTCTTCACCATCTCGAACGGCGGCACCTACGGTTCCCTGCTCAGCACGCCGATCCTCAACCCTCCGCAGAGCGGCATCCTCGGCATGCACACCATCCAGCAGCGTCCCGTCGCACTCAATGGCCAGGTCGTCATCCGCCCGATGATGTATCTCGCCATGAGCTACGACCACCGCCTGGTGGACGGCAAGGAGGCGGTGACCTTCCTCATCCGCATCAAGGACTGCCTTGAGAATCCGACGCGTCTCCTGCTGGAGATGTGA
- a CDS encoding PVC-type heme-binding CxxCH protein, with the protein MSPRHLILFLPGIALAAPETFPAANGLTRTLVAKEPLLKNPVSVTVDVDGTVYVTETARRKAADLDIREFTQWITDDLSHTSVEQKQAFFRKQLDGKNFQDHPSLKDHNKDGVVDVKDLTAISEKIIKFTDKDGDGVMDSSETFAEDFNTEVTGIAAGVFAWRGDVYSTIAPDVWKLRDTDGDGKADKRESIAHGFGLHIAYAGHDMHGLTWGPDGKLYWSIGDKGTSVMSKEGKLWSAPHEGAVLRCNPDGTEFEIYARGLRNCQEFAFDDYGNMFGVDNDADMKGERERFVYITEGSDTGWRCYYQYRKSGEYQPWLAESISIPTGPFQPAYITPTLASYGDGPAGFAYNPGTALSDRYKGSFFTSEFPKGEIQAFKVEENGASFRMTDAHTVVKGPMIIGINFGPDGALYGADWAGGYPLKEKGAVWKLDDTSVKDSAVRKEVAAFLKAGPTDVATPDLVKRLSHADQRVRLDAQWELAKRKAIPELKAASTSAESPRIAVIHALWGLAQTKTFDTAVFKTLAEGKDAELRAQAAKWAGESAGEAQPLLTKLLTDSSSRVRAFSANAIGKLKMDSALDAVVAMLAENDGRDVYLRQAGVMALSGMEPDKVAAKTLTHASAAVRVAAAVAFRRTSSPHAAALLKDKEAAVTSEAARSIYDAPGISAAMPALAALIQENPKAEAPAARRSIAANRRLADAASAGRLLAVAASADAPEATRVAALEALATWDKTPELDLVDGRYDPFKPGDNTPATKEAVTRAIAALKHDASDAIAVAAADVAAAFGIAADPKELAAEATDTAAKPAARVRALKLLRNADEKAFRGIASGLLKSDEPALRSAAAELLAVQWPHEVVEYIISAVSTSKDNAERQNAVSLLLLVKNDAKAKKYLTDLLAASIEKPDGPILLELLDVADALKMKAGRTLRAKLDKTAPHLASLEGGDAAAGQKVFTGHLAAQCLACHRIGPEGSNVGPELTHIGTKGRDYLLESLHDPGAKLAPGFGMMTAILKDGTALAGALKEETPDSLSLTLPDGTAKKVALTEIASRTPPVSTMPPMGAILTPREIRDVVEYLSTLK; encoded by the coding sequence ATGTCCCCGCGCCACCTGATCCTGTTCCTGCCCGGCATCGCCCTCGCCGCACCGGAGACCTTTCCCGCCGCCAATGGCCTGACGCGCACGCTCGTCGCGAAGGAGCCGTTGCTGAAAAACCCGGTGTCCGTCACCGTGGATGTGGATGGCACCGTCTATGTCACGGAGACCGCCCGCCGGAAGGCCGCGGACCTGGACATCCGCGAGTTCACCCAGTGGATCACGGATGACCTTTCCCACACCTCCGTGGAGCAGAAGCAGGCGTTTTTCCGCAAGCAGCTCGACGGAAAGAATTTCCAGGACCACCCGTCGCTGAAGGACCACAACAAGGACGGCGTGGTGGACGTGAAGGACCTCACCGCCATAAGTGAGAAGATCATCAAGTTCACCGACAAGGACGGCGATGGCGTGATGGATTCATCCGAAACTTTCGCGGAGGATTTCAACACGGAGGTCACCGGCATCGCGGCGGGCGTGTTCGCCTGGCGCGGGGATGTATACAGCACCATCGCCCCGGATGTGTGGAAACTCCGCGACACGGATGGCGACGGAAAGGCGGACAAGCGGGAATCCATCGCCCACGGCTTCGGCCTGCATATCGCCTATGCCGGGCATGACATGCACGGCCTCACGTGGGGACCCGACGGGAAGCTCTACTGGTCCATCGGCGACAAGGGCACCAGCGTGATGTCAAAGGAAGGGAAACTCTGGTCCGCGCCGCATGAGGGCGCGGTGCTGCGCTGCAACCCGGACGGCACGGAGTTCGAGATCTACGCGCGGGGCCTGCGCAACTGCCAGGAGTTCGCCTTCGACGACTACGGCAACATGTTCGGCGTGGACAATGACGCGGACATGAAGGGCGAGCGCGAGCGGTTCGTCTACATCACGGAAGGCTCCGACACCGGCTGGCGCTGCTACTACCAATACCGTAAATCCGGCGAGTACCAGCCATGGCTCGCGGAGTCCATCTCCATCCCCACCGGGCCGTTCCAGCCCGCCTACATCACCCCCACGCTCGCCAGCTACGGCGACGGCCCCGCCGGATTCGCCTACAATCCCGGCACCGCCCTCAGCGACCGCTACAAGGGCTCCTTCTTCACCAGCGAATTCCCGAAGGGCGAGATCCAGGCGTTCAAGGTGGAGGAAAACGGAGCCTCGTTCCGCATGACGGACGCCCACACGGTGGTGAAGGGACCCATGATCATCGGCATCAACTTCGGCCCGGATGGCGCGCTCTATGGCGCGGACTGGGCGGGCGGTTATCCGCTCAAGGAAAAGGGCGCGGTCTGGAAGCTGGATGACACCTCCGTGAAGGACAGCGCCGTACGCAAGGAAGTCGCCGCCTTCCTCAAGGCGGGACCAACCGACGTCGCCACGCCGGATCTGGTGAAACGCCTTTCCCATGCCGACCAGCGCGTGCGCCTGGACGCCCAGTGGGAACTGGCGAAGCGCAAGGCGATCCCGGAACTGAAAGCCGCCTCCACCAGCGCGGAGTCCCCGCGCATCGCCGTCATCCACGCGCTGTGGGGGCTGGCGCAGACAAAGACCTTCGACACCGCCGTTTTCAAAACCCTCGCGGAAGGAAAGGATGCGGAACTCCGCGCCCAGGCCGCGAAGTGGGCGGGTGAGTCCGCCGGGGAAGCCCAGCCGCTTCTGACAAAACTGCTCACGGATTCCTCCTCCCGTGTCCGCGCCTTTTCCGCCAATGCCATCGGCAAGCTGAAGATGGACTCCGCGCTGGATGCCGTGGTCGCCATGCTCGCGGAAAACGATGGACGTGACGTGTATCTCCGCCAGGCCGGCGTGATGGCGCTTTCCGGCATGGAGCCGGACAAGGTCGCGGCAAAGACGCTCACCCATGCTTCCGCCGCCGTCCGGGTGGCCGCCGCCGTCGCCTTCCGCCGCACCTCCTCACCCCACGCCGCCGCATTGTTGAAGGACAAGGAAGCCGCCGTCACCAGCGAGGCCGCCCGCTCCATCTACGATGCTCCTGGTATTTCCGCCGCGATGCCCGCGCTGGCCGCCCTCATCCAGGAAAACCCGAAGGCGGAGGCACCCGCCGCCCGCCGTTCCATCGCCGCCAACCGCCGTCTGGCGGACGCCGCATCCGCGGGGCGCCTGCTGGCAGTGGCAGCCTCTGCGGACGCACCGGAGGCGACCCGCGTCGCCGCGCTGGAAGCGCTCGCCACCTGGGACAAGACTCCGGAGCTCGACCTGGTCGATGGCCGCTACGATCCGTTCAAGCCCGGCGACAACACACCCGCCACCAAGGAAGCCGTCACCCGCGCCATCGCCGCGCTGAAGCATGACGCGTCCGACGCCATCGCCGTGGCCGCCGCGGATGTCGCCGCCGCCTTCGGCATCGCAGCGGACCCGAAGGAACTCGCAGCCGAAGCGACCGACACCGCCGCAAAGCCCGCCGCCCGCGTTCGCGCCCTCAAGCTGCTCCGCAACGCCGATGAAAAAGCCTTCCGCGGGATCGCCTCCGGTCTTCTCAAGAGCGACGAACCCGCCCTCCGCTCCGCCGCCGCCGAGCTGCTCGCCGTGCAGTGGCCTCATGAAGTCGTGGAATACATCATCTCCGCCGTCTCCACCTCCAAGGACAACGCGGAGCGCCAGAACGCCGTGAGCCTGCTCCTGCTGGTGAAGAACGACGCGAAGGCGAAGAAATACCTCACCGACCTGCTCGCCGCATCCATTGAAAAGCCGGACGGTCCCATCCTGCTGGAGCTGCTGGACGTCGCGGACGCGCTCAAGATGAAGGCGGGCCGCACCCTGCGGGCGAAGCTCGACAAGACCGCCCCCCATCTCGCCTCGCTGGAAGGTGGAGACGCCGCCGCCGGGCAGAAAGTCTTCACCGGCCACCTCGCCGCCCAGTGCCTGGCCTGCCACCGCATCGGCCCGGAGGGCAGCAACGTCGGCCCGGAACTCACCCATATCGGCACGAAAGGCCGCGACTACCTGCTGGAGTCCCTCCACGATCCCGGCGCGAAGCTCGCCCCCGGCTTCGGCATGATGACCGCCATCCTCAAGGACGGCACCGCCCTCGCCGGCGCCCTGAAGGAGGAAACGCCTGACTCCCTCTCCCTCACCCTGCCGGACGGCACCGCGAAAAAAGTCGCCCTTACGGAAATTGCCAGCCGCACCCCACCGGTCAGCACCATGCCCCCCATGGGCGCCATCCTCACCCCGCGTGAGATCCGCGATGTGGTGGAATACCTTTCCACACTGAAGTGA
- the cimA gene encoding citramalate synthase — protein sequence MSAKSVFLYDTTLRDGTQGEGFQLSGLDKLRIAERLDAFGVDYIEGGWPGSNPKDVEFFQEAKKLELKHAKLAAFGSTRRANTPVEEDPQVALLLAAETPVVTIFGKSWEMQVTEVLRTTVEENRAMIHDTVAYLVKHGREVVYDAEHFFDGYKDSPEHALAAIEAAAQGGASCLVLCDTNGGTLPSEVEEICAAVKARIPNTPFGIHTHNDCELAVANAVAAVKAGGTQVQGTINGYGERTGNCNLTSVIPILQLKMGIEVVPQLDKLQDLSYFVDDVSNNPHFARAPFVGRTAFAHKGGMHVNAVQKLARSYEHIVPESVGNARNILVSELSGQSNILLKAERLGIPLEKGSKEASAILKNVKELENEGYSFEAAGGSLEILIRRELGQYTKPFDLTEYHTSFRQYRDGHPPVCEATVKLAVNGTPELTVAEGHGVVNALDLALRKALLPFYPEIAEVSLVDYKVRILDGHDATAAKTRVLIVSTDGHRNWGTVGVSDNIIEASWLALVDGIDLFLQRRKAAN from the coding sequence ATGAGCGCCAAATCCGTATTCCTCTATGACACCACCCTCCGTGACGGCACGCAGGGGGAAGGCTTCCAACTTTCCGGACTCGACAAGCTCCGGATCGCCGAGCGTCTGGACGCATTCGGCGTGGACTACATCGAAGGCGGCTGGCCGGGCTCCAACCCGAAGGACGTCGAGTTTTTCCAGGAGGCGAAGAAGCTGGAACTGAAGCACGCGAAGCTCGCCGCGTTCGGCTCCACCCGCCGCGCGAACACCCCAGTGGAGGAAGACCCGCAGGTCGCCCTGCTGCTGGCGGCGGAGACGCCCGTCGTCACCATCTTCGGCAAGAGCTGGGAGATGCAGGTCACCGAGGTGCTGCGAACCACCGTGGAGGAAAACCGCGCCATGATCCACGACACCGTCGCCTACCTGGTGAAGCACGGCCGCGAGGTGGTCTATGATGCGGAGCATTTCTTCGACGGCTACAAGGACTCCCCTGAGCACGCGCTCGCCGCCATCGAGGCCGCCGCGCAGGGCGGTGCCTCCTGCCTGGTCCTCTGCGACACCAACGGTGGCACCCTGCCCTCCGAGGTGGAGGAAATCTGCGCCGCCGTGAAGGCCCGCATCCCCAACACCCCTTTCGGCATCCACACCCACAACGACTGCGAGCTGGCCGTCGCCAACGCCGTCGCCGCCGTGAAAGCGGGCGGCACCCAGGTCCAGGGCACCATCAACGGCTACGGGGAACGCACCGGCAACTGCAACCTCACCTCCGTCATTCCCATCCTCCAACTGAAGATGGGCATCGAGGTCGTCCCCCAGCTCGACAAGCTGCAGGATCTTTCCTACTTCGTCGATGACGTCTCGAACAACCCGCACTTCGCGCGCGCCCCGTTCGTCGGCCGCACCGCCTTCGCGCACAAGGGCGGCATGCACGTGAATGCCGTTCAGAAGCTGGCACGCAGCTACGAGCACATCGTCCCGGAAAGCGTCGGCAACGCCCGCAACATCCTGGTGTCCGAACTCAGCGGCCAGTCGAACATTCTGCTGAAGGCGGAGCGCCTCGGCATCCCGCTGGAGAAGGGATCGAAGGAGGCATCCGCCATCCTGAAAAACGTCAAGGAACTGGAGAATGAGGGCTACTCCTTCGAGGCCGCCGGCGGCTCCCTGGAGATCCTCATCCGCCGTGAGCTGGGCCAATACACGAAACCCTTCGACCTCACGGAATACCACACCAGCTTCCGCCAGTACCGCGACGGCCACCCGCCGGTCTGCGAGGCGACCGTGAAGCTGGCCGTCAACGGCACGCCGGAACTCACCGTCGCGGAAGGCCACGGTGTGGTGAACGCGCTGGACCTTGCCCTGCGCAAGGCACTCCTCCCCTTCTACCCGGAAATCGCGGAAGTCTCCCTGGTGGACTATAAGGTCCGCATCCTGGACGGCCATGACGCCACCGCCGCGAAGACCCGCGTGCTCATCGTCTCCACCGACGGCCACCGCAACTGGGGCACCGTCGGTGTTTCCGACAACATCATCGAGGCGAGCTGGCTCGCCCTGGTGGACGGCATCGACCTCTTCCTGCAACGCCGCAAGGCCGCCAACTGA